One Chryseobacterium indoltheticum DNA segment encodes these proteins:
- a CDS encoding alpha/beta hydrolase — protein sequence MNKFLALLFFILLLNCKEKTININKDITFDKQMDISYGNDSEQKLDLYIPKNTQQNKDLFIIIHGGGWKGGNKSQLTYFTLSMMNKFPQCVFANINYRLASENRFGIPNQTDDIDKVILFLEKTLRYKPNIILLGNSAGSHLSMLYSYKFDANKRVKAVVNIVGPADLSDPSFKSYYDCSFVENHLVDPTILSKGISIEDYASPVYWITKNASPTISFYGNNDTVIPLSQKKILDSALNKNGILNQSFEFPGGHLDWANEKNAPFVIHSISEFLMHTDKK from the coding sequence ATGAATAAATTTTTAGCACTTTTATTTTTCATTTTACTGTTAAACTGCAAAGAAAAAACAATCAATATCAATAAAGACATTACTTTCGATAAACAGATGGATATCTCTTATGGAAATGATTCTGAACAAAAATTAGATTTATATATTCCCAAAAACACTCAACAAAATAAAGACTTATTCATCATCATTCATGGCGGAGGATGGAAAGGAGGAAACAAATCTCAGCTTACTTATTTCACATTGTCGATGATGAATAAGTTTCCACAATGTGTTTTTGCAAACATTAATTACAGATTGGCTTCGGAAAATCGTTTCGGAATCCCAAACCAGACCGATGATATTGATAAAGTAATTTTATTTTTAGAGAAAACATTGAGATATAAACCTAATATTATTCTTCTGGGAAACAGTGCAGGTAGTCATTTATCAATGCTTTATTCATATAAGTTTGATGCTAATAAAAGAGTAAAAGCCGTGGTGAATATCGTTGGACCAGCCGATTTATCAGATCCAAGTTTTAAAAGTTATTATGATTGTTCATTTGTTGAAAATCATTTGGTTGATCCCACTATACTTTCTAAGGGAATTTCTATAGAAGATTATGCAAGTCCGGTTTACTGGATAACTAAAAATGCTTCACCAACAATTTCTTTTTACGGAAATAATGACACTGTAATTCCGTTATCACAAAAAAAGATTTTAGATTCTGCTTTAAATAAAAACGGCATTCTTAATCAATCTTTCGAATTTCCCGGTGGGCATCTCGATTGGGCGAATGAGAAAAATGCACCTTTTGTCATTCATTCTATCAGTGAATTCCTAATGCATACTGACAAAAAATAA
- a CDS encoding outer membrane beta-barrel family protein: protein MKTQIFIAALFLSGFAFAQEKKSDSVKTQKIEEVVLTKQVFKKQSDRFVYDVAASPVTKGNTTFDLLRQTPLLSTTDDKTLKIVGKNNALIYINGRKTNMDAESVTQFLKNTPAENIQKIEVITVPGSEFQVESSDGIINIILKKKMSDGLNGNMRMSNTQNKYNGSSASFSANYRKDKLGVSANLYGGENIQAQHYVLRNGNNLSSNESTGNIDDPNQYLGGYLNFDYQLTDKSNLALSWNSSANKSYNSTVNLFNTIRSFNEKTNVLDTNYTNSRNKEDARSYNNSVNLNYELKTDSLGSKLNVNAAYLNYKRFQFTDNKTFSADPLGNDTGVIPTQTITQNLPQIINNFSSTVDYIQKFKNDFTIAVGGNFNKTKTDNDTKNNTFKAGEPTEFTPNHFIYDENIYGAYLTLEKKFSDKFSGKIGTRYEITNSIGTSDNAAPEYRKIERNYNNLLPYLSINYAINDKNNISYAFSSRMRRPSFWELNPVRNILTENNYTQNNPFVKASSTYNQELTYMYKSSYFLILNHSYFKDQITQVPLQGYAKSMDGKITEQNVLRYIRTNFGDKQEMSAMLGMNKTFFNQYLTMNFNIGVQHNVNNGSLSIDPTNGDIFLDKKGNQIVYSNNIKSTSILIQTNNTIRLDKKKTWFLGVNYFFVDKQQIELGMLKNLSSLDVSLKKNWNDWTFALNLTDVLRTNIVEIEDYQDNGNYNYVRNDQFRRGGTFSITYNFGNQKVKKVRDIEGASDAIKSRTR from the coding sequence ATGAAAACTCAAATATTCATCGCAGCACTTTTCTTAAGCGGATTTGCTTTTGCTCAGGAGAAAAAATCAGATTCAGTAAAAACCCAAAAAATTGAAGAAGTGGTTTTGACAAAACAGGTTTTCAAAAAACAAAGCGACCGTTTCGTTTATGACGTAGCTGCATCGCCGGTAACAAAGGGAAATACTACCTTCGATCTATTAAGACAAACGCCTCTACTTTCTACAACAGATGATAAAACATTAAAAATCGTAGGAAAAAACAATGCTCTAATCTACATCAACGGTAGAAAAACCAATATGGATGCAGAATCTGTTACTCAGTTTCTAAAAAATACTCCCGCAGAAAACATTCAGAAAATTGAAGTAATTACCGTGCCCGGAAGTGAATTTCAGGTAGAATCTTCAGACGGAATCATCAATATCATTCTTAAAAAGAAAATGAGTGACGGCCTGAACGGAAACATGAGAATGTCTAATACTCAAAATAAATATAATGGAAGTTCTGCAAGTTTTTCTGCCAATTACAGAAAAGATAAATTGGGAGTTAGTGCCAATTTGTATGGCGGAGAAAACATTCAGGCGCAGCATTATGTTTTGCGAAACGGAAATAATCTATCATCTAATGAATCTACAGGGAACATTGATGACCCTAACCAATACCTTGGCGGTTATCTGAATTTTGATTATCAATTGACAGATAAAAGTAACTTAGCTCTATCGTGGAACTCAAGCGCTAATAAAAGCTATAATTCTACAGTAAATTTATTCAATACCATTCGTTCTTTTAATGAAAAAACTAATGTTCTTGATACCAATTACACCAATTCTAGAAATAAAGAAGATGCTCGTTCTTACAATAATTCGGTTAACCTAAATTATGAGTTAAAAACAGATTCGCTAGGAAGCAAATTAAATGTAAATGCTGCTTATCTTAATTACAAAAGATTTCAGTTTACTGACAACAAAACATTTTCAGCAGATCCTTTAGGAAATGACACCGGAGTAATCCCAACCCAGACCATTACTCAAAATCTGCCACAAATCATCAATAACTTTTCTAGTACTGTAGATTATATTCAGAAATTTAAAAATGATTTTACAATAGCTGTTGGGGGAAATTTTAATAAAACAAAAACTGATAACGATACAAAAAACAATACATTTAAAGCGGGTGAACCAACCGAATTTACACCCAATCACTTCATTTATGATGAAAATATTTATGGGGCTTATTTAACTTTAGAAAAGAAATTCTCTGATAAATTTTCCGGAAAAATTGGTACCCGTTACGAAATCACCAACAGTATAGGAACGTCAGACAATGCAGCTCCGGAATACAGAAAGATTGAAAGAAATTATAATAATTTACTTCCTTATTTAAGCATCAATTATGCTATTAACGATAAGAATAATATCTCTTATGCGTTTTCAAGCAGAATGAGAAGACCAAGTTTCTGGGAGCTGAATCCTGTAAGAAATATTCTTACCGAAAACAATTACACTCAAAACAACCCTTTTGTAAAAGCTTCGTCAACGTATAATCAGGAACTGACGTACATGTATAAAAGTTCTTACTTCCTTATTTTAAATCATTCGTATTTTAAAGATCAAATTACTCAGGTTCCATTGCAAGGGTATGCTAAATCTATGGATGGTAAAATCACTGAGCAAAACGTGCTTCGCTACATCAGAACAAATTTTGGTGACAAACAGGAAATGTCTGCAATGTTGGGAATGAACAAAACATTTTTTAATCAATATCTAACGATGAATTTCAATATTGGAGTACAGCACAACGTTAACAATGGTTCTTTGTCTATAGACCCTACGAATGGTGATATTTTTCTTGATAAAAAGGGAAACCAAATTGTATATAGTAATAATATAAAATCTACAAGTATCTTGATTCAAACCAATAACACTATTCGTTTAGATAAAAAGAAAACCTGGTTTTTGGGCGTAAATTATTTCTTCGTAGACAAACAGCAAATCGAATTGGGAATGCTTAAGAATCTTTCAAGCCTTGATGTAAGTTTAAAGAAAAACTGGAACGACTGGACCTTTGCATTAAATCTTACCGACGTGCTTAGAACCAACATCGTAGAAATTGAAGATTACCAAGACAACGGAAATTATAACTACGTAAGAAACGACCAATTCAGAAGAGGCGGAACATTCAGCATCACTTACAATTTCGGAAACCAGAAAGTGAAAAAAGTAAGAGACATCGAAGGCGCATCAGACGCTATTAAAAGCAGAACACGTTAA
- a CDS encoding DUF3817 domain-containing protein, with product MEFIENFFSKYPQEKVIKWFKQICLAEAISWFFLFTAMIWIRVDPEGILPIVYISTIGSIHGLFFTLYLLFIPSTRKIYAWDDEDSVFALIAAFFPFATIWIDKKLARFDRE from the coding sequence ATGGAATTCATCGAAAATTTTTTCTCAAAATATCCTCAGGAAAAGGTCATAAAATGGTTTAAACAAATTTGTTTGGCTGAAGCAATTTCATGGTTTTTTCTATTCACAGCCATGATATGGATCCGAGTTGATCCTGAAGGTATTTTACCTATTGTTTACATCAGCACAATCGGCAGCATCCACGGATTGTTTTTTACACTTTATCTGCTGTTTATTCCTTCCACAAGAAAAATATATGCGTGGGATGATGAAGATTCTGTCTTCGCTCTAATCGCCGCCTTTTTTCCTTTTGCTACCATTTGGATAGACAAAAAGCTGGCACGTTTCGATAGAGAATAA
- the nadD gene encoding nicotinate (nicotinamide) nucleotide adenylyltransferase, which translates to MKKIGLFFGSFNPIHIGHLILANYILENSDMNELWFVVSPQNPFKEKRSLLNDHNRLDMVELAIKNYPEMRASNVEFSLPTPSYTIDTLTYLKEKHPDYSFSLIMGEDNLGSLHKWKNVDLLIKNHHIIVYPRVFEGDKKDYKYINHENISLVKAPVIELSATEIRNMIKQGKNIRPMLPPEVFEYLDGSSFYK; encoded by the coding sequence TTGAAAAAAATAGGTTTATTTTTCGGATCATTTAACCCAATTCATATCGGGCATTTGATATTGGCGAATTATATTCTTGAAAATTCGGATATGAATGAATTGTGGTTTGTAGTGAGTCCGCAAAATCCGTTTAAAGAAAAAAGGTCGCTTCTGAATGATCACAACAGACTCGATATGGTAGAACTCGCCATCAAAAATTATCCGGAGATGCGGGCTTCGAATGTTGAATTTTCACTTCCTACGCCTAGTTATACCATTGACACTTTGACATATCTGAAAGAAAAACATCCAGACTATTCTTTTAGTTTAATAATGGGTGAAGATAATCTTGGAAGTTTACACAAATGGAAAAATGTCGATTTATTGATAAAGAATCATCATATTATTGTTTACCCTAGAGTTTTTGAAGGTGACAAAAAAGATTATAAATATATAAATCACGAAAATATTTCGCTTGTGAAAGCACCTGTTATTGAGTTATCTGCAACTGAAATTCGCAATATGATTAAGCAGGGCAAAAACATTAGACCGATGCTTCCACCGGAAGTTTTTGAATATTTGGATGGGAGTAGTTTTTATAAGTAG
- a CDS encoding four helix bundle protein — protein MINDFTEMPVWRKAMDIAEKCFNISETLPRKEDYALTSQLRRSAESISANIAEGFGRRTSKDKSRFYDISRGSAFEAKSHLIYGVRVKYFKETDYLEIKNIIDEVIHEINKIASYLNRQQP, from the coding sequence ATGATAAATGATTTTACTGAAATGCCAGTTTGGCGAAAGGCAATGGACATTGCTGAAAAATGTTTTAACATTAGTGAAACCTTACCTCGGAAAGAAGATTATGCTCTTACCTCTCAGTTAAGAAGATCTGCAGAAAGTATTTCAGCTAATATAGCTGAAGGTTTTGGAAGGCGTACCAGTAAAGACAAAAGTCGATTTTATGATATTTCAAGAGGTTCGGCATTTGAAGCTAAAAGTCATTTGATTTATGGAGTTAGGGTTAAATATTTTAAGGAAACAGATTACTTAGAAATTAAAAATATAATCGATGAAGTAATTCATGAAATTAATAAAATAGCGTCTTATCTTAACAGGCAACAACCTTAG
- the recJ gene encoding single-stranded-DNA-specific exonuclease RecJ: protein MSQKWIYKPEPDEEIVDGLSSSLGFGTFESKLLVLRGIDNYQKAREFFKPNVTDIHSPFLMADMQKAVERIATAIENGEKIMVYGDYDVDGTTAVALMYLYLSKIVQKKYLDYYIPDRNSEGYGISTEGIDFAKDNGFSLIIALDCGIKATDMINYAKSKDIDFIICDHHLPGDEIPDAVAVLDPKRNDCRYPFKELSGCGVGFKLCQGLNTIYKIPESELFELTDLLAISIAADIVSMTGENRVLAKMGLKMLRKTRNMGLRLLIPEDKLSHFEISNIVFEIAPKINAAGRISQGKAAVELMVSDNLKHAHQIVSDIMNLNDERRELDMNSTLSALNQIIESQQETKFSTIVYHPEWNKGVIGIVASRLTETYYKPTLVFTDGNNGEMVASARSVSDFDVHEALDLCSEYFLKFGGHHAAAGLSMEKSKFEDFKIKFERIVGEKIKDHQKEPSITIDSDVHIDEINRDFINFHRKLAPFGPQNMKPNLVLRNQKISGYLKTMGKDNNHLKFYIKQESTGRNIECIGFKLGQFADDFRTKNFDIAFTLEENHWKGNVTHCLNIKDVKFLEN from the coding sequence ATGAGTCAAAAATGGATTTATAAACCTGAACCTGATGAAGAAATTGTTGATGGATTGAGTTCGTCGCTTGGTTTTGGAACTTTTGAATCTAAACTATTAGTTCTCAGAGGAATTGACAATTATCAAAAGGCAAGAGAGTTTTTCAAACCTAATGTAACCGATATTCACAGTCCTTTTTTGATGGCAGATATGCAAAAAGCCGTAGAGCGTATTGCAACAGCTATCGAAAACGGTGAAAAAATCATGGTTTACGGAGATTATGATGTAGACGGAACGACTGCGGTTGCTCTGATGTATCTTTATCTGAGTAAAATTGTTCAAAAAAAATATTTAGACTATTATATCCCGGATCGTAATTCTGAAGGCTACGGAATCTCTACCGAAGGAATTGACTTTGCAAAGGACAATGGTTTTTCGTTGATTATCGCATTAGATTGCGGAATCAAGGCCACTGACATGATCAATTATGCCAAAAGCAAAGACATCGATTTTATTATCTGTGACCATCACTTGCCAGGAGATGAAATTCCTGATGCAGTTGCTGTTTTAGATCCAAAAAGAAACGACTGCAGGTATCCTTTTAAGGAACTTTCAGGCTGTGGTGTAGGTTTTAAATTATGCCAAGGACTAAACACTATTTACAAAATACCGGAATCTGAATTGTTTGAACTGACAGATCTTTTGGCAATTTCAATTGCTGCAGATATTGTTTCGATGACCGGAGAAAACAGGGTTCTAGCAAAAATGGGTCTTAAGATGCTCAGAAAAACCCGAAATATGGGACTGAGACTTTTGATCCCTGAAGATAAACTTTCTCATTTTGAAATTTCAAATATTGTTTTTGAAATTGCACCAAAAATCAACGCTGCGGGAAGAATTTCACAAGGAAAAGCTGCTGTTGAACTGATGGTTTCTGACAATCTGAAACACGCTCACCAAATTGTAAGCGACATTATGAATCTTAATGATGAAAGACGTGAACTCGACATGAATTCTACTCTTTCAGCACTGAATCAAATTATAGAATCTCAACAGGAAACCAAATTCTCAACCATTGTTTACCATCCCGAATGGAACAAAGGCGTTATAGGAATTGTTGCTTCAAGACTTACCGAAACCTACTACAAACCTACATTGGTTTTTACGGACGGAAACAATGGCGAAATGGTAGCTTCTGCCCGATCGGTTTCAGATTTTGATGTACATGAAGCGTTAGATTTATGCTCAGAATACTTCCTGAAGTTTGGAGGTCACCATGCTGCTGCAGGACTTTCTATGGAAAAATCGAAGTTTGAGGATTTCAAAATTAAATTTGAGAGAATCGTAGGTGAAAAGATAAAAGACCACCAAAAAGAACCGTCAATCACCATAGATTCTGACGTTCATATTGATGAGATCAATAGAGATTTCATTAATTTCCACAGAAAGCTGGCTCCTTTCGGGCCTCAAAATATGAAGCCTAATTTGGTTTTAAGGAATCAAAAAATTTCCGGTTATTTAAAAACGATGGGTAAAGATAACAATCACCTGAAGTTTTACATCAAACAAGAATCTACCGGAAGAAATATAGAATGTATAGGTTTTAAACTGGGTCAATTTGCTGATGATTTCAGAACTAAAAATTTCGATATCGCTTTTACATTAGAAGAAAATCACTGGAAAGGAAATGTAACACATTGCCTGAATATTAAAGATGTGAAGTTTTTGGAGAATTGA
- a CDS encoding ferritin-like domain-containing protein — MKKTIQVSNQGATLDTGRRNFLKLSGIGIAVAGLTLIGCDDDNFDYTQNNGIFDLGTGDVGVLNYAYALEQLEADFYTKVVNNFYTGISSAEKEILTDLYHHEVIHRDFFKAAISGATNNVLPTLEFQYPSVNFNDRNSVLATAKALEDTGVAAYNAAGKYISNPAYLVLAGKIVSVEARHAAAIRDLINPGTAAFSGDDVINANGLDVAKEPKEIVMAAGGFIKTPFTWKEQGIN, encoded by the coding sequence ATGAAAAAAACAATTCAAGTTTCTAACCAGGGAGCAACTCTGGATACCGGCAGAAGAAACTTTCTAAAACTGAGCGGCATTGGTATTGCCGTTGCCGGCCTCACGTTGATAGGCTGCGATGACGATAATTTTGACTACACACAAAATAACGGAATATTTGATTTGGGAACAGGTGATGTTGGTGTTTTAAACTATGCATATGCCCTTGAGCAGCTCGAGGCCGATTTTTACACTAAAGTCGTTAATAATTTCTACACCGGCATCTCAAGTGCCGAAAAAGAAATTCTTACAGATCTTTATCACCATGAAGTTATACACCGCGACTTTTTCAAGGCAGCTATTTCCGGCGCAACGAATAATGTTTTACCTACTTTAGAATTTCAATATCCAAGTGTAAATTTTAATGACAGAAACTCAGTATTAGCTACAGCAAAAGCTCTGGAAGATACTGGTGTTGCAGCTTATAACGCAGCGGGCAAATATATTTCCAATCCTGCATATCTGGTACTTGCCGGAAAAATTGTTTCCGTAGAAGCCAGACATGCCGCAGCAATTAGAGATTTAATTAATCCTGGTACAGCAGCGTTTTCAGGAGATGATGTAATCAATGCCAACGGACTCGATGTGGCTAAAGAGCCTAAAGAGATTGTAATGGCAGCAGGTGGATTTATAAAAACTCCGTTCACTTGGAAAGAGCAAGGTATAAACTAA
- a CDS encoding ferritin-like domain-containing protein, with protein sequence MNILKLLDKLSDDSFFTRQTSRSGSLSDISAFGKKAAVAALPLGLAGLMTTTAKAETLTDTVPGTTMKSALTDALQLALTLEYLEDEYYRLGLNAGTLIPTADRTVFMQISKHEAAHVAFLKSTLTSLGTAPAAKPTFDFTAGGSFTPFTNYQQFLILAQAFEDTGVRAYKGQAGNVMSNKTVLQAALQIHSVEARHASQVRRMRANKGWIELANGGNMPAATNAVYAGEDVTLQAGFNTATAFGAAAGSAAYDEVLSGTDAAAIAGLFIV encoded by the coding sequence ATGAATATTCTTAAATTACTAGATAAACTTTCAGACGATTCTTTTTTTACAAGACAAACGTCTAGATCAGGTTCGCTTTCAGATATTTCAGCATTTGGAAAAAAGGCGGCAGTTGCAGCTCTTCCATTAGGCTTGGCAGGTTTAATGACCACAACAGCGAAAGCGGAAACTCTTACAGATACAGTTCCCGGAACTACAATGAAAAGTGCACTAACCGATGCGCTGCAGCTAGCACTAACTCTGGAATATTTAGAAGATGAATATTACAGATTGGGTCTTAATGCAGGAACTTTGATTCCTACAGCAGACCGTACTGTTTTTATGCAGATTTCTAAACATGAAGCAGCCCATGTTGCTTTTCTAAAAAGTACACTGACTTCATTAGGAACAGCGCCAGCAGCAAAACCCACTTTCGATTTTACAGCTGGAGGAAGTTTCACACCATTTACAAATTATCAGCAGTTCTTGATTTTGGCGCAAGCTTTTGAAGATACCGGGGTGAGAGCCTATAAAGGACAGGCTGGAAATGTGATGTCTAATAAAACAGTTCTTCAGGCAGCTTTACAGATTCACTCTGTGGAAGCAAGACATGCCTCTCAGGTAAGAAGAATGCGTGCTAATAAAGGGTGGATCGAATTGGCAAATGGCGGTAATATGCCTGCAGCAACCAATGCAGTATATGCAGGCGAAGATGTGACATTACAGGCTGGATTTAATACAGCTACTGCCTTTGGAGCAGCAGCAGGATCTGCAGCTTACGATGAGGTTCTTAGCGGAACGGATGCCGCAGCAATTGCAGGTCTCTTTATTGTTTAA
- a CDS encoding M48 family metalloprotease, producing MKKILVSALLLSAAVGVQAQKINLGKAAGVVSKGASALSFSNADAVKLSKESVDYMDKNNPVAGPKDPYTVRLNKLFGKHKSQDGLNLNYKVYKVKDINAFACADGSVRVFSSLMDIMTDDELLAVIGHEIGHVKNEDTKDAIKSAYLKAAALDAASSASSTVATLNESQVGKMANEFLDASHSKKQESQADTYSYDFMKANNYNVVGAYTAFKKLALLSEGGTAQSGFQKMFNSHPDSNKRAEAVKKRAEKDGLWKDPGTVTLPKTKLTK from the coding sequence ATGAAAAAAATCTTAGTTTCTGCACTTTTGCTAAGTGCTGCTGTGGGCGTACAAGCTCAGAAAATTAATCTTGGAAAGGCTGCAGGTGTCGTTTCTAAAGGAGCTTCAGCTTTGTCTTTCTCTAATGCAGATGCTGTAAAATTATCTAAAGAATCGGTCGATTATATGGATAAGAATAATCCAGTTGCTGGCCCGAAAGATCCTTACACGGTAAGACTGAATAAACTTTTTGGAAAACACAAATCTCAGGACGGTTTAAACCTGAATTATAAGGTTTATAAAGTAAAAGATATCAATGCATTTGCTTGCGCAGATGGCAGTGTTCGTGTTTTTTCTTCGTTAATGGATATTATGACTGATGATGAATTATTGGCTGTAATTGGCCATGAAATTGGTCACGTTAAAAATGAAGATACAAAAGATGCGATCAAGTCTGCTTATCTTAAAGCTGCTGCTTTAGACGCTGCTTCATCGGCTTCTTCTACAGTAGCCACATTAAATGAAAGCCAAGTCGGGAAAATGGCAAATGAATTTTTGGATGCTTCTCACAGTAAAAAACAAGAATCTCAGGCAGATACTTATTCTTACGATTTTATGAAAGCAAATAACTATAATGTTGTTGGAGCTTACACTGCATTTAAAAAGTTGGCGTTATTGTCTGAAGGCGGAACAGCCCAGTCTGGGTTCCAGAAAATGTTTAATTCTCATCCGGACAGCAATAAAAGAGCAGAAGCTGTGAAAAAACGTGCTGAAAAAGACGGTTTATGGAAAGATCCGGGAACCGTGACTTTGCCTAAAACAAAACTGACTAAATAA
- a CDS encoding ABC-F family ATP-binding cassette domain-containing protein, with protein sequence MLTVSNLSLQFGKRVLFDEVNIMFTKGNCYGIIGANGAGKSTFLKILTGKQDPTTGHVSLEPGKRMSVLEQDHFAYDQFTVLEAVLRGNKKLFEIKEEMDALYAKEDFSDEDGIKAGELGVVYDEMGGWNSESDAQTMLSNVGIKDDMHWQMMSELENKDKVKVLLAQALFGNPDVLILDEPTNDLDIDTISWLEDFLADYENTVIVVSHDRHFLDTVCTHIGDLDYAKLNLYTGNYSFWYQASQLATRQRAQANKKAEEKKKELQDFIARFSSNVAKAKQATARKKMIDKLNIDDIKPSSRRYPAIIFEMEREVGDQILDVKGLEKTKDGELLFSNIDLNLKKGDKVAVLSKNSLAITEFFEILAGNVQPDKGAVAWGVTTNQSHMPLDNTEFFKEDINLVDWLRQFTKNDEERHEEFMRGFLGRMLFSGDEALKSCKVLSGGEKMRCMFSRMMLQKANVLLLDEPTNHLDLESITTLNNSLSNFKGNLLLASHDHEMLSTVCNRIIELTPNGIIDREMTYDEYLADKKIKELREKMYS encoded by the coding sequence ATGTTAACAGTATCTAATTTATCTTTACAATTCGGGAAAAGAGTTCTTTTTGACGAGGTAAACATTATGTTTACGAAGGGAAACTGCTACGGAATCATCGGAGCTAATGGTGCAGGAAAGTCTACATTCCTTAAAATATTAACTGGAAAACAAGACCCAACAACAGGACACGTATCTTTGGAACCTGGAAAAAGAATGTCTGTTCTTGAGCAGGATCACTTTGCGTACGATCAATTTACTGTACTGGAAGCGGTTTTAAGAGGTAACAAAAAATTATTTGAAATAAAAGAAGAGATGGATGCCCTTTATGCAAAGGAAGACTTCTCTGACGAAGACGGAATTAAAGCGGGTGAACTAGGCGTTGTTTACGATGAAATGGGCGGCTGGAATTCAGAATCTGACGCACAAACCATGCTTTCAAACGTCGGCATCAAAGATGACATGCACTGGCAAATGATGAGTGAGCTGGAAAATAAGGACAAAGTAAAAGTTCTTTTGGCTCAGGCGCTTTTCGGAAATCCTGATGTATTGATTCTGGATGAACCTACGAATGACCTTGATATTGATACAATTTCTTGGTTGGAAGATTTCCTTGCTGATTATGAGAATACGGTAATCGTAGTTTCTCACGACCGTCACTTCTTAGATACGGTTTGTACGCACATTGGAGATTTAGATTACGCTAAATTAAACCTTTACACAGGTAACTACTCTTTTTGGTATCAAGCTTCTCAATTAGCGACAAGACAAAGAGCTCAGGCGAACAAAAAAGCGGAAGAAAAGAAGAAAGAACTTCAGGATTTCATCGCAAGATTTAGTTCAAACGTTGCAAAAGCTAAACAGGCTACTGCAAGAAAGAAAATGATCGATAAACTAAACATCGATGATATCAAACCTTCTTCAAGAAGATATCCTGCAATCATTTTTGAAATGGAGAGAGAAGTGGGTGATCAGATTTTAGATGTAAAAGGTCTTGAAAAAACAAAAGATGGAGAATTATTGTTCTCTAATATTGATCTTAACCTTAAAAAAGGAGATAAAGTTGCTGTTTTGTCTAAAAACTCTTTGGCAATTACAGAATTTTTCGAAATTTTAGCAGGAAACGTTCAACCGGACAAAGGAGCTGTTGCTTGGGGAGTTACAACTAATCAATCTCACATGCCTTTAGACAATACAGAATTCTTTAAAGAAGATATCAACTTAGTTGACTGGTTGAGACAATTTACCAAAAACGACGAAGAGCGTCACGAAGAATTCATGAGAGGATTCTTGGGAAGAATGCTTTTCTCAGGTGATGAAGCTTTGAAATCTTGTAAAGTACTTTCAGGAGGTGAAAAAATGAGATGTATGTTCAGTAGAATGATGCTTCAGAAAGCAAACGTTCTTTTATTAGACGAGCCTACGAACCACTTAGACCTTGAAAGTATCACGACTTTGAACAACTCATTGTCTAACTTCAAAGGAAACCTTTTGTTGGCTTCTCATGACCACGAAATGCTTTCAACTGTCTGTAACAGAATCATCGAATTGACTCCAAACGGAATCATCGACAGAGAAATGACTTACGACGAATATCTTGCTGATAAAAAGATAAAAGAATTAAGAGAAAAAATGTATTCTTAA
- the smpB gene encoding SsrA-binding protein SmpB — MKIEKTVRILNKRARFEYEILEEIEAGMVLTGTEIKSLRSSKASITESFCQFIDGELYIINMMIDEYKLGTFYNHKTKRERKLLLHKRELLKFEKKLKDAGNTIIPLKLYINDGGKAKILIALGRGKKLFDKREAIKDRENKRNLDRILKKS, encoded by the coding sequence ATGAAGATTGAAAAAACAGTCAGGATACTCAATAAAAGAGCAAGATTTGAATATGAGATTCTAGAAGAAATAGAGGCAGGAATGGTATTGACAGGTACCGAAATTAAATCTTTACGTTCGTCTAAAGCCTCTATTACAGAGTCTTTTTGTCAGTTCATTGATGGTGAATTGTATATCATCAATATGATGATCGACGAATATAAATTGGGTACTTTTTATAATCATAAGACAAAAAGGGAACGAAAGTTGCTCTTGCACAAAAGAGAATTGTTAAAATTTGAAAAAAAACTTAAGGATGCAGGGAATACAATAATCCCGTTAAAACTTTATATAAATGATGGAGGAAAGGCTAAAATTCTAATCGCACTGGGAAGAGGTAAAAAACTCTTTGATAAACGAGAGGCGATAAAAGATAGAGAAAATAAAAGAAACCTGGACAGAATATTAAAGAAAAGTTAA